From the Corythoichthys intestinalis isolate RoL2023-P3 chromosome 15, ASM3026506v1, whole genome shotgun sequence genome, one window contains:
- the LOC130930554 gene encoding uncharacterized protein LOC130930554 produces the protein MQGLDIGQTTPPMQRSLGLGWELLTDQFKFQVRVNERPFTKRGVLSVINSVFDPLGFAIPVIVGGRTILRDISTNVSEWDTELPKDKLEQWQKWKSSLGHLQHLEIPRMYTSIPLSAAQRIEIDVFCDASTKAVGAVAYLKLTNEDGHSEVGFLLGKARLAPKPDITIPRLELCAAVLTVEVAELVLEELDVTVDQVNLYTDSKVVLGYISNTKRRFHVYVHNRVERIRRFAQTHQWHYVPTHLNPADHATRALPAEQLSSSTWLRGPAFLSRLDQSQVRSQTFDLIDPETDCELRPEVTTCTTTLSKGQFNSARFERFSSWKVLQKAIAKLQHIAQSFKNNSEVSCRGWHNCNKHLTEKSLQLAKTTIIRTVQREVFAEDIGCIEKGTALKNSSPLSKLNPFVDTQGLLKVGGRLKKAQLSAEETNPILVPGKHHLAQLIIRHFHEKLCHQGRHFTEGAVRAGGFWIVGGKRAVSSVIFKCITCRKLRGRQPEQIMAELPEDRLSTDPPFTNVGLDVFGPWSVTVRKTRGANADAKRWAVIFTCMSTRAIHIEVIESMDTSSFINALRRFFAIRGGAKLLRSDCGTNFVSACKELQIDKLGCHNDKIGTFLKDSACKWQFNPPHASHMAGSWERMIGVTRKILNAMLLEHPYGKLTHEVLVTLLAEVTAIVNARPLTAVSTDPENPVILTPAMLLTQKVGTPPIPPGQFQTSDLFKAQWKRVQYLANVFWSRWQKEYIAGLQVRRKWKIKKPNLQMGDVVLMRESLEHRNNWPLGLITKSFPSEDGNVRKVEVKIFRNGENRFYIRPIREVVLLMSKDSM, from the coding sequence atgcaaggtcttgacattgggcagactaccccaccaatgcagcgcagtttgggcttaggatgggagctgttgactgaccaattcaagttccaagtaagagtaaatgaaAGGCCGTTCACAAAAAGGGGAGTTCTGTCAGTTATCAACAGTGTGTTCGACCCACTTGGTTTTGCTATTCCAGTAATCGTAGGGGGTAGAACCATACTCAGAGACATTTCCACAAATGTTTCAGAGTGGGACACTGAACTGCCAAAAGACAAATTAGAACAGTGGCAAAAGTGGAAAAGTTCCCTCGGACACCTACAACATCTTGAAATTCCCAGAATGTACACTTCAATACCGCTGTCTGCAGCCCAAAGAATAGAGATTGACGTTTTTTGTGATGCTTCCACAAAAGCCGTAGGTGCGGTAGCCTACCTCAAACTCACAAATGAGGACGGACACAGCGAAGTGGGATTCCTCCTCGGCAAAGCACGTTTAGCTCCTAAACCAGACATCACCATACCCCGACTTGAACTCTGTGCAGCAGTCCTGACCGTGGAAGTAGCAGAGTTGGTTCTAGAGGAGCTGGATGTCACAGTCGatcaggtgaatctttacacagactcaaaggtagtgcttgggtacatctcaaacaccaagagacgctttcacgtttatgtgcacaacagagtcgaacgcatcaggcgctttgcacaaactcaccagtggcattacgtgcccacacacttaaatccggcagaccatgccacacgagcgttgcccgctgagcagctctccagctccaccTGGCTCAGAGGCCCAGCTTTCCTCTCCAGGTTGGACCAAAGTCAAGTTCGAAGTCAAACCTTCGATCTCATAGACCCAGAGACTGACTGTGAGTTGCGTCCTGAGGTAACAACTTGCACTACCACCCTATCAAAAGGCCAGTTTAATAGTGCCAGATTTGAAAGGTTTTCAAGTTGGAAGGTGCTGCAAAAGGCTATTGCCAAACTCCAACATATAGCTCAATCATTCAAGAACAACTCTGAGGTTTCCTGTCGTGGCTGGCACAACTGCAACAAACATTTAACTGAAAAGTCACTGCAACTAGCCAAGACCACGATCATTCGCACCGTTCAAAGAGAGGTCTTCGCAGAAGATATTGGATGCATTGAAAAAGGCACAGCTCTAAAAAACTCAAGTCCACTCAGCAAACTGAATCCATTTGTTGACACGCAAGGGCTCCTTAAAGTTGGAGGCCGACTAAAGAAAGCACAGTTGTCTGCAGAAGAAACCAATCCCATACTCGTCCCTGGAAAGCATCATCTTGCTCAGCTCATAATAAGACACTTTcacgaaaaattatgtcaccagggaAGGCATTTCACGGAGGGAGCAGTCAGAGCAGGGGGCTTTTGGATTGTGGGAGGAAAAAGAGCAGTAAGCAGTGTGATTTTCAAGTGCATCACATGCCGCAAATTAAGGGGCAGGCAACCTGAACAGATAATGGCTGAACTTCCTGAGGACAGGCTGTCCACGGACCCTCCTTTCACAAATGTAGGCCTTGATGTGTTCGGTCCCTGGTCCGTTACAGTGAGAAAAACGCGTGGTGCTAATGCAGATGCTAAAAGATGGGCAGTCATATTCACCTGCATGAGTACACGTGCAATTCATATTGAAGTGATTGAGTCAATGGACACATCgtcattcattaatgcactgcgtcgtttctttgccatccgaggtggtgccaaactcttgagatctgattgtgggacaaattttgtgagtgcctgcaaagagctccaaatagacaaactaggctgtcacaatgacaaaataggCACATTCTTGAAAGACAGTGCGTGCAAATGGCAGTTTAATCCTCCACATGCATCCCATATGGCTGGTTCCTGGGAACGCATGATCGGCGTCACCCGAAAAATCCTCAATGCAATGCTCCTTGAACATCCATATGGGAAGCTCACACATGAAGTACTCGTAACATTGTTAGCTGAAGTCACCGCAATTGTAAATGCACGCCCGCTAACGGCTGTTTCTACAGATCCCGAAAACCCAGTCATTCTTACTCCTGCGATGCTACTCACGCAAAAGGTTGGCACACCACCGATTCCACCAGGGCAGTTTCAGACCAGTGACCTATTCAAAGCCCAATGGAAGCGCGTGCAGTacttagctaatgttttctggagtcgttggcagaaagaatacatcgcaggcttgcaggttcgtcgcaagtggaaaataaaaaagccgAACCTTCAAATGGGCGACGTTGTTTTAATGAGGGAGTCTCTGGAACATAGGAATAATTGGCCACTCGGACTGATCACAAAATCTTTCCCAAGTGAGGACGGTAATGTCAGAAAAGTTGAGGTTAAGATTTTCCGAAATGGCGAGAATAGGTTTTACATTCGCCCAATTCGTGAAGTTGTGCTTTTGATGTCTAAGGATAGCATGTAA
- the LOC130930555 gene encoding uncharacterized protein LOC130930555 — protein MSQQEVSPPISQVVTRSEASHSHSSRRSRTSQAAAQARADAEAAYARARYAKRQIDMEVEKARIEATLHALKTEGEAEAALAAAKVWEATFEEEERAKVDLSEQGVFSKTPPSIRRAQEYVHAHFDDQRVQADGTQTPNNEHLVRHNDSQQPENSPKSAGAFPHVRHIDIADEEHLQSHRARTDISHQPTPSATPQSELSNLAAYLARRDLLTSGFKVFDNRPESYLSWKSMFCNATEGLNLKPSEELDLLTKWLGGESLQHAQRIRAVHVSNPQAGLQRLWQRLDKTYGSPEVIESSLFQRLQTFPRISNKDTHLLQELADLLLELSYAKSESYLPGLSFLDTPRGINPIVEKLPYGLQESWVTQGTKYKRENGAVYPPFSYFVRFVNDYAEMRTDPSFMLQCSNVINPRVDKTSVRRDKYRVPLAVNKIEISPAKLTALDPDKQCPIHQKPHSLVKCRGFRMKTLDERKNILKEHAICFKCCASTNHRARDCKAIIQCSECDSDAHVSAMHVGPPPWTPQDFNPPTQSHGGESEGPNPVNTASCTEVCGQGVKGKSCSKICLVNVYRRTSPEKKKRVYAMLDDQSNSSLARSAFFDMFNVQGTIFPYTMRTCAGFSETRGRKADGFVVEDVDGKVSMLLPTITECDQIPDNRDEIPSPEVAAAHPHLRSIASQIPPLDPSADILLLLGRDIIQAHKVRGQEPFQPKIVL, from the exons atgtctcagcaagaagtttcaccacctatcagccaagtggtcaccaggtcggaggccagtcattctcattcttcacgccggtccagaacgagtcaagctgctgcacaagcacgagcagacgccgaagctgcctacgccagagcacggtacgccaaacgccaaatcgacatggaggtcgagaaggcacgcatcgaggcaacactacacgctctgaagacggaaggtgaagcagaagcagcgctcgccgcagctaaagtttgggaggcgactttcgaagaagaggagcgcgccaaagtcgacctcagcgagcaaggggtattttccaagacacccccctccatcaggcgtgcacaagagtatgtgcatgctcactttgacgaccagcgtgtccaagcagatggcacacaaacgccaaacaatgagcacctggttaggcacaatgactctcaacaaccagaaaatagcccaaaatcagctggtgcttttccacatgtgcgtcacatcgacatcgctgacgaagagcatctccaatctcatcgtgcgagaacggacatctcacaccagcctacaccttcagcaaccccacaaagtgaactgtccaatttagcagcctatctagcacggcgtgatctgctgacatcggggttcaaggttttcgacaaccggccagagtcctacctgtcctggaagtccatgttctgcaacgcgacggaaggcctcaatctcaagcccagcgaagagctcgaccttctcaccaagtggctcggcggggagtctcttcaacacgctcagaggatcagggcggtccacgtgagtaatccacaggcaggtctccaacgtctgtggcagcggctagacaagacttatggctctccagaggtaattgaatcctcactcttccaacggttgcagacttttccaagaatctccaacaaagacactcacttactgcaggagcttgctgatcttctgttagagctatcgtatgccaaaagtgaaagttatttgccgggtcttagctttctcgacacaccaaggggcataaacccgatagttgaaaaactcccatatggactccaggagtcatgggttacacaaggtaccaaatacaaaagggaaaacggtgcagtctatccacctttttcgtattttgtgcggttcgtaaatgactacgctgaaatgagaacagaccctagctttatgttacagtgttcaaacgtaataaatccaagggttgataagacatcagtaagacgagacaaatacagagttccattggcggtgaataaaatagagatcagtccggctaaattgacagcactcgatccagacaaacaatgtcctatccaccaaaaaccacattcactcgtcaaatgcagggggtttagaatgaaaacactagacgaaagaaagaacattctcaaagagcacgccatttgttttaaatgttgtgcgtccacaaatcacagggctcgagactgtaaagctattatccaatgctcagaatgtgatagcgatgctcatgtgtctgccatgcatgtcggtccacctccatggacacctcaagactttaatcccccaacccagagtcacggcggggagtctgagggcccaaatcctgtgaacacagccagttgcacagaagtatgtgggcaaggcgtaaaaggaaaatcatgctcaaagatctgtttagttaatgtatatcgccgaacttctccagaaaagaaaaagagggtatatgccatgttggatgatcagagcaattcatccttagccagatctgcgttttttgacatgtttaatGTGCAAGGTACCATATTCCCATACACCATGAGAACATGTGCAGGTTTTTCAGAGACACGAGGTCGCaaagctgatggctttgttgtaGAAGATGTAGATGGTAAGGTCTCCATGTTGCTGCCTACAATAACAGAATGTGATCAGATTCCAGATAATAGAGACGAAATTcccagccctgaggtagcagcagctcaccctcatttgcgatcaatcgcttcacagattcctcctctcgacccatcggcagacattcttctgctcctgggaagggacatcattcaggctcataaagttcgtggtcag gagcctttccaaccgaagatcgtgctgtag